A window of Phycisphaerae bacterium genomic DNA:
GACCGCCCAGGAGTTTGGTCATCGCCGGGCTGCCGACATACCATCCGTCCTCGAGGCTCACGAACACATCCGGAACATGGGCGAAGAGGCCGTGGAACGTCCGCCACAGGCGCTGAACCACGTCCGGATAGGTGTGCGTCGCCGTGGCCTCAAACAGAACCCGATCATCGACGAAACCGTTGGCGGCGATCTTGCCCGCGGCGCGAAGCCGGTCAAGCAGCGGCTCGAGCCGGAGCGGGTCGCCGGACTGGACTCGGTATCTGAATCCCGCGGGCGAGCGGTTGATCGTCGCCACGCCTTTGCGGTCGACCACGACGATCGAGTCTTCATCGCCACGGTAGGCGGCCAGCTCCATCCCGTCGATGTTGACCACGTCCCGGGCCACCTGGGCCGGCTCGCGGGTGTGGATGGCTGCGCACGTCACCAGACCGAACTCGGGGATGACGACGTCACCCGGTTGTCGGAGCGCATCGCCGACCCGGTAGCCGAGATCAGCCATCTGCTTCTTCAGTGCGACCCGCTTCCCGGTGATCAGGTCGTGGCCGTGGTCGCTGAACAGGCTGATGCGGATCCGGCCGCGGGTCTGATGGAGCATGGTCATGCAGAAGCGGTCGAGAGTGACCAGGCCGATGGCATGTCCATCGCGGCCTTTCTTCGCTCCCAGGGCGGACGTGCAGACCACGTAGGCCACCATCCGGCGCTTCCGGCCGCCGCCATGCTTGGCGTAGATCTCCTGGATCCGCCGCAGTTCGTGTTCGAACCACGCCCGCTGCCAGAGGTAGGCGACGGCATGGAGCGAGGGGGTGAGGTAGTAGTCCGTATCGGCGTGCCACGGCGTGTTGCCGTCCGCTGCGTAGGTCGCATAGCCGTTGGTGAGCTTCTGTCCGTCGAAGTACTCGGCCTCGACGCCGGGCAGGGGGGCTCGCCCGAAGAACTCGCTCAAGATCGGATCGGTCATGACTGGGAATGGACTGACGACCCGCGTCGGCCTCGGGAAGTACCGCAACCGGCCCTGGTCCCAGAACTCCTCGACCATGTTGAAGGGCACGCTGTCCAGGATGAGGACCAGGTGGTGAATCTCGTTCGCAGGAACCTCGGCCAGCTCGACGTCCTCTTCGATCTGCCCGTCCTCGTTGGTGTCGTACCCAATGCGAGTGACGAGCCCGGCATGAGAGAGCCTTTCCCGATAGTCCGGGTGGCCGTTGCCGTCCACGTCATACCATCGTTCGGTTATCCCGTCGGTCAGCCGGTCGAGCTTGGCGGCGGCGATGGGCAGCAAGCGAGGACCCGGTCCGGCGCAGCCGGTGCACAGCCCGAGCAGGGCGAGGATCGCGCTGCGGTATCGGAGGCGGGCAATCGGATTGATCATGGGCTCTGACCTTTCAGCCGTTCACGGCATGCGGCGACGATTTGTTCGGCTCCTTGCCGGCGCAGGTCACTCAGGATCTGAGCCACGCACTCATTCCACCGCATGGGGGGCAGGCCGGTAGCGGCTCGGAGGGCCTGTTTGCCGTCTGCGCTCATGACTTGGGCTTGCACCTGCAGCCGGTCATTGACCACGCGAGCGTAGACGGCCACCGGTGCCCGGCAGCCGGCGTCGAGGCCGCGGAGGATGGCTCGCTCGGTTTCGACGGCGAGGGTCGTCGCCTGGTCGTGGATCGTTGCCAGCCACCCGCGAAGCCGCGCGTCCTTGGTTCGTCCCTCGAGGGCCAGCGCGCCCTGTCCGGGGGCGGGGAGCATGACCTCGACCTCCAATGGGTGGGTGACATGTCGGGCGAGGTTGAGCCGGTTCAGACCCGCCATCGCCAGGACCGCTCCGGCGCAGCTGCCGCCGTGGATCTTCCGAATCCGGGTATCGACATTGCCGCGTAATCCGACGAAGGTCAGGTCGGGTCGGCGGGCCAGCAACTGGGCTTGGCGGCGCAGGCTGCTGGTACCGACCACGCTTCCGGCGGGCAGCCGCTCGAAGGATGTTCCATCGGCCGACACCCAGGCATCGCGAGGGTCCTCGCGGACCGGCACGGCCAGGATGGCCAGTCCTTCCGCCAGGTCGGTGGGAAGGTCCTTGGCCGAGTGTACCGCCAGATCGATTTGGCCCTGGCGCAGGGCCAGCTCGAGTTCCTCGGTGAATAATCCCTTGCCGCCGATCTCGGGCAGCGGCTTGGTCTGCTGCCGGTCGCCGCGTGTGGTGATGATCTCCATCCGGGCGGACAGGCCGGGATGGGTGGCTTGAAGGCGGTCGATGACCCACTGGCTCTGGGCGCGGGCCAACTGCGAGCCGCGGGTACCGACCACAAGTGTCTCGGTTGGGTTCATCCCGATTACGTCAGCGCCCGGATAACC
This region includes:
- the hemC gene encoding hydroxymethylbilane synthase; amino-acid sequence: MNPTETLVVGTRGSQLARAQSQWVIDRLQATHPGLSARMEIITTRGDRQQTKPLPEIGGKGLFTEELELALRQGQIDLAVHSAKDLPTDLAEGLAILAVPVREDPRDAWVSADGTSFERLPAGSVVGTSSLRRQAQLLARRPDLTFVGLRGNVDTRIRKIHGGSCAGAVLAMAGLNRLNLARHVTHPLEVEVMLPAPGQGALALEGRTKDARLRGWLATIHDQATTLAVETERAILRGLDAGCRAPVAVYARVVNDRLQVQAQVMSADGKQALRAATGLPPMRWNECVAQILSDLRRQGAEQIVAACRERLKGQSP